A window of the Verminephrobacter eiseniae EF01-2 genome harbors these coding sequences:
- the prmC gene encoding peptide chain release factor N(5)-glutamine methyltransferase encodes MRGQTAQAPVLTPTLAQALNQARALGLARIDAQLLLLHQLGRADAGRAWLLAHDSDALAPALHAQFLALCRRRAAGEPVAYLTGRKEFYGLPLAIDARVLDPRPDTETLVDWALEVIAPLPAPRVLDLGTGSGAIALALQRHCPGAWILAIDASADALAVARANAGRLGLPVQLAQGHWLSGAPAGFDAIVSNPPYLGAQDPHLAALAHEPRQALVSGADGLQDIRSIIGQAPGHLAAGGWLLLEHGHDQAAAVHALLSARGFARVQSRADLAGIARCSGGQWNHRGRTESEGR; translated from the coding sequence ATGCGTGGCCAAACGGCCCAAGCCCCGGTGCTGACCCCCACCCTGGCCCAGGCGCTGAACCAGGCCCGCGCGCTCGGCCTGGCGCGCATCGACGCCCAACTGCTGCTGCTGCACCAGCTAGGCCGCGCCGACGCGGGCCGCGCCTGGCTGCTGGCGCATGACAGCGATGCGCTCGCGCCCGCCCTGCATGCGCAATTCCTGGCCCTGTGCCGGCGCCGCGCAGCAGGCGAACCCGTGGCCTACCTCACGGGGCGCAAGGAGTTCTATGGCCTGCCGCTGGCCATCGACGCCCGCGTGCTCGACCCGCGCCCCGACACCGAAACCCTGGTCGATTGGGCGCTCGAAGTGATCGCCCCGCTGCCCGCCCCCCGCGTGCTGGACCTGGGCACCGGCAGCGGCGCCATCGCCCTGGCCTTGCAACGGCACTGCCCCGGCGCATGGATTCTGGCCATAGACGCCAGCGCCGATGCCCTGGCCGTGGCCCGGGCCAATGCCGGGCGGCTCGGCCTGCCGGTGCAGTTGGCGCAGGGCCACTGGCTCAGCGGCGCACCGGCAGGCTTTGACGCCATCGTCTCCAACCCGCCCTACCTGGGCGCGCAAGACCCGCACCTGGCCGCGCTGGCCCACGAGCCCCGGCAGGCGCTGGTCAGCGGCGCCGACGGCCTGCAAGACATCCGCAGCATCATCGGCCAGGCCCCCGGGCATCTGGCCGCCGGCGGCTGGCTGCTGCTCGAACATGGCCACGACCAGGCCGCCGCCGTGCACGCCCTGCTCAGCGCCCGGGGCTTTGCCCGGGTGCAAAGCCGTGCCGACCTCGCCGGCATTGCCCGTTGCAGCGGCGGGCAGTGGAACCACCGGGGTCGCACAGAGTCCGAGGGACGGTGA
- the grxD gene encoding Grx4 family monothiol glutaredoxin has product MSDTRQRLDALVKSSDILLFMKGNASFPMCGFSGRAIQILKACGVDPKAVVTVNVLEDEAIRQGIKEYSNWPTIPQLYVKGEFIGGSDIMMQMYESGELRQVLGT; this is encoded by the coding sequence ATGAGCGACACCCGACAACGCCTAGACGCACTCGTCAAATCCAGCGACATCCTGCTGTTCATGAAAGGCAACGCCAGCTTCCCCATGTGCGGCTTTTCCGGCCGCGCGATCCAGATACTCAAAGCCTGCGGCGTCGACCCCAAGGCCGTGGTCACGGTCAACGTGCTGGAAGATGAAGCGATCCGCCAGGGCATCAAGGAATACAGCAACTGGCCCACCATTCCGCAACTGTATGTAAAAGGCGAATTCATCGGCGGCTCGGACATCATGATGCAGATGTACGAATCGGGCGAACTGCGGCAGGTGCTGGGCACATGA
- a CDS encoding AAA family ATPase: MNHHGLVPQSPALRLPVAQMRNVFSPGDVQRKLAKLQESGSQREYDGLRTVYERMLERGPERFQVKPSGIPDMDGLYQQLPNFTEVLDDVKRHVALAQDCSDGLEVTPMLLLGPPGIGKTHFACHLAKLLGTGMNLLPMSSLTAGWLLSGASAQWKGARPGKVFEALIDGAYANPVIVVDEIDKANADAQYDPLGALYGLLEYDTAHSFTDEFAEVAIDASQVIWITTANDSRSIPDPILNRMNVFEVPAPTPEQARTIARHLYQDIRAGHEWGRLLDPEPRDDVLDHLARMPPREMRRALMTGFGNARLAQRATVESADLPRTSGAKGRIGFLQ, translated from the coding sequence ATGAACCACCATGGCCTTGTTCCCCAGTCGCCGGCCCTGCGCTTGCCGGTGGCCCAGATGCGCAATGTGTTCAGCCCCGGCGATGTGCAGCGCAAGCTCGCCAAGCTGCAAGAGTCCGGCAGCCAGCGCGAATACGACGGCCTGCGCACGGTCTACGAACGCATGCTCGAGCGCGGCCCCGAGCGCTTTCAGGTCAAGCCTTCGGGCATCCCCGACATGGACGGCCTGTACCAGCAGTTGCCCAACTTCACCGAGGTGCTCGATGACGTGAAACGCCATGTGGCGCTGGCCCAGGACTGCAGCGATGGACTGGAAGTCACCCCGATGCTGCTGCTGGGCCCGCCCGGCATTGGCAAGACCCATTTCGCGTGCCACCTGGCCAAACTGCTGGGCACCGGCATGAACCTGTTGCCGATGAGCTCCCTGACCGCCGGCTGGCTGCTGTCGGGCGCATCGGCGCAATGGAAGGGCGCGCGGCCGGGCAAGGTGTTCGAGGCCCTGATCGATGGCGCATACGCCAACCCGGTGATCGTGGTCGATGAAATCGACAAGGCCAACGCCGACGCGCAATACGACCCGCTGGGCGCGCTGTACGGCCTGCTGGAGTACGACACGGCGCACAGCTTCACCGACGAGTTTGCCGAGGTGGCGATCGACGCCAGCCAGGTGATCTGGATCACCACCGCCAACGACAGCCGGAGCATTCCGGACCCGATCCTGAACCGCATGAACGTGTTCGAGGTGCCAGCCCCCACACCGGAGCAGGCGCGCACGATTGCACGCCATTTGTACCAGGACATCCGTGCCGGGCACGAATGGGGGCGTCTGCTGGACCCCGAGCCACGCGACGATGTGCTCGACCACCTGGCCCGGATGCCGCCGCGCGAGATGCGGCGCGCGCTGATGACTGGATTCGGCAACGCCCGGCTGGCACAGCGCGCCACGGTGGAAAGCGCCGACCTGCCGCGCACGAGCGGGGCCAAAGGGCGTATCGGATTCCTGCAATAG